The proteins below come from a single Vanacampus margaritifer isolate UIUO_Vmar chromosome 10, RoL_Vmar_1.0, whole genome shotgun sequence genomic window:
- the anxa6 gene encoding annexin A6 isoform X2 — protein MVFRGTITDAADFNPGADAEALYNAMKGMGSDKEAILDLITSRSNAQRQEIISAYKCNFGKDLIEDLKYELTGKFERLIVSLMRTPPYHDAKEIKDALKGAGTNEKSLIEILASRNNKQIHDMVHAYKDAYGRSMEEDVIADTSGHFKKMLVVLLQGTRDEFGVVNADLVEQDAQDLYAAGEEKWGTDEAKFIMILGNRSVTHLRMVFDAYEKIAEKSIEQSIKNELSGDFERLMLAVVQCIRSVPMFFAKRLYKSMKGLGTDDNTLIRIMICRSQIDMLDIRECFRLGYEKSLYNMVKDDTSGDYKKTLLNLCGGDDDLAGEFFPEAAQLAYKMWEISSMTKVKLRPTVVHSSNFDPAADAQALRKAMKGFGTDEDAIIDIVAHRSNAQRQEIRQTFKSLLGRDLMKDLKSELSKNLERLIISLMLTPAEFDAKMMRKAIEGAGTDEHALIEILVTRNNEEIQAMNVAYQEAYKQSLEAAIQSDTSGHFCRILVSLVQGAREDGPADLERANADAQELADACNADSDDRVMKFMSILCTRSFAHLRKVFQEFVRFSNKDIEQIIKKEMSGDVKNAFYAIVRSVKNQPSYFADRLYKAMKGLGTDDRALIRIMVSRSEVDLFNIRKEFKETQDTSLHEFIKGDTSGDYRKTLLVLCGGED, from the exons ATG GTGTTCAGAGGTACAATAACAGATGCTGCCGATTTTAACCCCGGCGCCGATGCGGAGGCGCTCTACAATGCAATGAAAGGCATGG GAAGTGATAAAGAAGCCATCTTGGATCTGATCACCTCTCGCAGCAACGCTCAGAGACAGGAAATCATTTCAGCGTACAAGTGTAACTTTGGGAAG GATCTTATCGAGGATTTGAAATATGAGCTGACAGGTAAATTTGAGCGTCTCATTGTGAGTCTGATGAGGACACCACCCTACCATGATGCCAAAGAAATAAAAGACGCACTCAAA GGAGCTGGAACCAACGAGAAGAGCTTGATTGAAATTCTGGCATCaagaaacaacaaacaaatacatgacATGGTTCACGCATACAAGGATG CCTACGGTCGAAGCATGGAGGAGGATGTGATTGCCGACACTTCAGGCCACTTTAAGAAGATGCTGGTTGTTTTACTTCAG GGGACCAGAGACGAGTTTGGAGTTGTGAATGCAGATCTGGTGGAGCAAGATGCACAA GACCTTTATGCCGCCGGCGAAGAGAAGTGGGGGACAGACGAGGCCAAATTCATCATGATACTGGGAAACCGCAGCGTGACCCACCTCCGCATGG tTTTCGACGCGTACGAGAAGATAGCAGAGAAATCCATAGAGCAAAGCATCAAGAACGAGCTGTCTGGGGACTTTGAGAGACTGATGCTTGCTGTCG TCCAGTGCATACGCAGTGTTCCCATGTTCTTTGCCAAACGCCTTTACAAGTCAATGAAG GGTCTCGGTACAGATGACAACACATTGATAAGGATCATGATTTGTCGCTCTCAAATCGACATGCTGGATATCCGAGAGTGTTTCAGGCTCGGATATGAAAAGTCTCTTTACAACATGGTCAag GACGACACGTCAGGAGATTACAAGAAAACTTTGTTGAATCTATGTGGAGGTGATGATGA TTTAGCTGGAGAATTCTTCCCTGAAGCAGCTCAGTTAGCCTACAAGATGTGGGAAATAAGTTCCATGACCAAAGTCAAG CTGAGGCCAACAGTTGTCCACTCATCCAACTTTGACCCTGCTGCTGATGCACAAGCTCTAAGAAAAGCCATGAAAGGATTTG GAACAGATGAAGACGCAATTATTGACATAGTTGCACACAGAAGCAACGCACAGAGACAAGAGATCAGACAGACCTTCAAATCACTACTGGGGAGG GATCTAATGAAGGACCTCAAGTCTGAACTGTCAAAGAACTTGGAGAGACTGATCATTAGTCTCATGTTAACCCCAGCTGAGTTTGATGCCAAAATGATGAGGAAAGCCATAGAG GGCGCTGGCACAGATGAACACGCGCTGATTGAGATCCTGGTCACCAGGAACAATGAGGAAATACAAGCCATGAACGTTGCCTATCAGGAAG CGTATAAGCAATCTTTAGAGGCAGCAATTCAATCTGACACGTCAGGTCACTTCTGCCGCATCCTGGTTTCTCTTGTGCAG GGTGCTAGAGAAGATGGCCCTGCAGATTTGGAAAGAGCAAATGCAGATGCTCAG GAACTGGCTGATGCATGTAATGCTGATTCTGATGACAGGGTAATGAAGTTCATGAGTATTTTGTGCACCAGGAGCTTTGCTCACCTCAGGAAAG TTTTCCAGGAGTTTGTCCGGTTCTCCAATAAGGACATCGAACAGATCATCAAGAAGGAAATGTCAGGAGATGTGAAAAATGCCTTTTATGCCATAG TCCGCAGTGTGAAGAACCAGCCTTCTTATTTTGCTGACCGGTTGTACAAAGCCATGAAG GGTCTCGGTACAGACGACAGAGCGTTGATTCGCATCATGGTGTCCCGTAGCGAGGTCGACCTTTTCAACATTCGCAAAGAATTCAAAGAAACGCAGGACACCTCCCTGCATGAATTCATCAAG GGTGACACTTCAGGAGATTATCGCAAAACCTTGTTGGTGCTGTGCGGAGGGGAGGATTAA
- the anxa6 gene encoding annexin A6 isoform X1: MVFRGTITDAADFNPGADAEALYNAMKGMGSDKEAILDLITSRSNAQRQEIISAYKCNFGKDLIEDLKYELTGKFERLIVSLMRTPPYHDAKEIKDALKGAGTNEKSLIEILASRNNKQIHDMVHAYKDAYGRSMEEDVIADTSGHFKKMLVVLLQGTRDEFGVVNADLVEQDAQDLYAAGEEKWGTDEAKFIMILGNRSVTHLRMVFDAYEKIAEKSIEQSIKNELSGDFERLMLAVVQCIRSVPMFFAKRLYKSMKGLGTDDNTLIRIMICRSQIDMLDIRECFRLGYEKSLYNMVKDDTSGDYKKTLLNLCGGDDDLAGEFFPEAAQLAYKMWEISSMTKVKLRPTVVHSSNFDPAADAQALRKAMKGFGTDEDAIIDIVAHRSNAQRQEIRQTFKSLLGRDLMKDLKSELSKNLERLIISLMLTPAEFDAKMMRKAIEGAGTDEHALIEILVTRNNEEIQAMNVAYQEAYKQSLEAAIQSDTSGHFCRILVSLVQGAREDGPADLERANADAQELADACNADSDDRVMKFMSILCTRSFAHLRKVFQEFVRFSNKDIEQIIKKEMSGDVKNAFYAIVRSVKNQPSYFADRLYKAMKGLGTDDRALIRIMVSRSEVDLFNIRKEFKETQDTSLHEFIKVETMIGDTSGDYRKTLLVLCGGED; encoded by the exons ATG GTGTTCAGAGGTACAATAACAGATGCTGCCGATTTTAACCCCGGCGCCGATGCGGAGGCGCTCTACAATGCAATGAAAGGCATGG GAAGTGATAAAGAAGCCATCTTGGATCTGATCACCTCTCGCAGCAACGCTCAGAGACAGGAAATCATTTCAGCGTACAAGTGTAACTTTGGGAAG GATCTTATCGAGGATTTGAAATATGAGCTGACAGGTAAATTTGAGCGTCTCATTGTGAGTCTGATGAGGACACCACCCTACCATGATGCCAAAGAAATAAAAGACGCACTCAAA GGAGCTGGAACCAACGAGAAGAGCTTGATTGAAATTCTGGCATCaagaaacaacaaacaaatacatgacATGGTTCACGCATACAAGGATG CCTACGGTCGAAGCATGGAGGAGGATGTGATTGCCGACACTTCAGGCCACTTTAAGAAGATGCTGGTTGTTTTACTTCAG GGGACCAGAGACGAGTTTGGAGTTGTGAATGCAGATCTGGTGGAGCAAGATGCACAA GACCTTTATGCCGCCGGCGAAGAGAAGTGGGGGACAGACGAGGCCAAATTCATCATGATACTGGGAAACCGCAGCGTGACCCACCTCCGCATGG tTTTCGACGCGTACGAGAAGATAGCAGAGAAATCCATAGAGCAAAGCATCAAGAACGAGCTGTCTGGGGACTTTGAGAGACTGATGCTTGCTGTCG TCCAGTGCATACGCAGTGTTCCCATGTTCTTTGCCAAACGCCTTTACAAGTCAATGAAG GGTCTCGGTACAGATGACAACACATTGATAAGGATCATGATTTGTCGCTCTCAAATCGACATGCTGGATATCCGAGAGTGTTTCAGGCTCGGATATGAAAAGTCTCTTTACAACATGGTCAag GACGACACGTCAGGAGATTACAAGAAAACTTTGTTGAATCTATGTGGAGGTGATGATGA TTTAGCTGGAGAATTCTTCCCTGAAGCAGCTCAGTTAGCCTACAAGATGTGGGAAATAAGTTCCATGACCAAAGTCAAG CTGAGGCCAACAGTTGTCCACTCATCCAACTTTGACCCTGCTGCTGATGCACAAGCTCTAAGAAAAGCCATGAAAGGATTTG GAACAGATGAAGACGCAATTATTGACATAGTTGCACACAGAAGCAACGCACAGAGACAAGAGATCAGACAGACCTTCAAATCACTACTGGGGAGG GATCTAATGAAGGACCTCAAGTCTGAACTGTCAAAGAACTTGGAGAGACTGATCATTAGTCTCATGTTAACCCCAGCTGAGTTTGATGCCAAAATGATGAGGAAAGCCATAGAG GGCGCTGGCACAGATGAACACGCGCTGATTGAGATCCTGGTCACCAGGAACAATGAGGAAATACAAGCCATGAACGTTGCCTATCAGGAAG CGTATAAGCAATCTTTAGAGGCAGCAATTCAATCTGACACGTCAGGTCACTTCTGCCGCATCCTGGTTTCTCTTGTGCAG GGTGCTAGAGAAGATGGCCCTGCAGATTTGGAAAGAGCAAATGCAGATGCTCAG GAACTGGCTGATGCATGTAATGCTGATTCTGATGACAGGGTAATGAAGTTCATGAGTATTTTGTGCACCAGGAGCTTTGCTCACCTCAGGAAAG TTTTCCAGGAGTTTGTCCGGTTCTCCAATAAGGACATCGAACAGATCATCAAGAAGGAAATGTCAGGAGATGTGAAAAATGCCTTTTATGCCATAG TCCGCAGTGTGAAGAACCAGCCTTCTTATTTTGCTGACCGGTTGTACAAAGCCATGAAG GGTCTCGGTACAGACGACAGAGCGTTGATTCGCATCATGGTGTCCCGTAGCGAGGTCGACCTTTTCAACATTCGCAAAGAATTCAAAGAAACGCAGGACACCTCCCTGCATGAATTCATCAAGGTAGAGACGATGATC GGTGACACTTCAGGAGATTATCGCAAAACCTTGTTGGTGCTGTGCGGAGGGGAGGATTAA
- the tnip1 gene encoding TNFAIP3-interacting protein 1 isoform X2 produces the protein MERKGPYRIYDPGGSDVKARDEAAGGSSYRQLLEENSMLRERMKGLKSLGDLLEESQLEASRLRQRVEELVRDNEALKSSSFAASLCAGGHAETETQSKPCLHPAAEPKEADASCLARAAQANRLNDALSEFEVVNMDRRTSDALTARSAVGVIPHLPQENVELASQLKKLESSFSIFAEESNPNQLLAHLGRMAVEFHHLSSKVQKNELRTSLLQTLCEQLREENNELRKKMEEDHHIRNQDLEQLRQENQKLKELVTGGATVASASAAAAAASSSSSSSTAASDTEAPDTKDEPLKEECAAVRPKIEASTPQKSGKAAEKSPNKPCDVEVYEKKIKLLEKQRKDVLEVNKQWDIQWNSMKSQFEQKITDLRQRLADSQKTVLELEAEREQRQRDYDKKLLLAKSKIENVQGEKECLNTETTELKQKVRYLQDQLLPLSKQREYQEKEIQRLNRALEDALNLHAPSSSQQPPGQDAASNLKKQELLTQIAVLKEQVKIFEEDFRKERSDRERMNEEKEDLRRQVERLQIQITNLTNQLHQAQSECQREHTERCKLERLQMQHHKQVGPQGLEGWPVHFHPRMPNAAGATAAAPPPVRDFQPVTPGFPWQSSSFLQPRGARAVGESSRPAPDNADQAAAAAAGGGGAAAAGGGGGGGGATATTAGGGGGGGGGGGGGGGGGGGGGGAFGKRERQNIDPGKH, from the exons ATGGAAAGAAAAGGCCCGTACCGCATCTACGACCCGGGTGGGAGTGATGTCAAGGCCAGGGATGAGGCTGCAGGAGGAAGCAGCTATCGGCAGCTCCTGGAGGAGAACAGCATGTTGAGAGAGAGGATGAAGGGTCTTAAGAGCCTAG GCGACCTGCTGGAAGAGTCTCAATTAGAAGCGTCGCGGCTTCGCCAGCGCGTGGAGGAACTTGTGAGGGACAACGAGGCCCTCAAGTCGTCCAGCTTCGCCGCCAGCCTGTGCGCGGGCGGACACGCCGAGACTGAAACGCAAA GTAAACCTTGTCTGCATCCCGCTGCTGAGCCGAAAGAAGCCGATGCTAGCTGTTTAGCGAGGGCCGCGCAGGCCAACAGACTTAAC GACGCCTTATCAGAGTTCGAAGTGGTCAATATGGACAGGAGGACGTCAGACGCCTTGACT GCCCGCTCAGCAGTCGGAGTCATCCCCCACTTACCTCAGGAGAACGTCGAGCTGGCGAGCCAGCTGAAGAAATTGGAGAGCTCCTTCAGCATATTCGCCGAGGAGTCCAATCCGAACCAGCTGTTGGCGCATCTGGGTCGAATGGCTGTGGAGTTTCACCATCTTTCCTCCAAAGTCCAAAAGAATGAACTGAGGACGTCGCTCCTACAG actCTGTGTGAGCAGCTCAGAGAGGAGAACAATGAGCTCCGGAAGAAAATGGAAGAGGATCACCATATCAGGAATCAAGACTTGGAACAGCTGAG GCAGGAGAATCAGAAACTGAAGGAACTTGTGACAGGAGGAGCAACAGTTGCGTCAGCATCAGCAGCAGCTGCAGCtgcatcatcgtcgtcatcatcatccacGGCAGCGTCTGACACTGAAGCTCCCGACACCAAAGATGAGCCGCTTAAAGAGGAATGTGCCGCGGTGAGACCGAAGATAGAAGCCTCCACCCCTCAGAAG AGTGGAAAAGCTGCCGAGAAAAGCCCAAACAAACCTTGTGACGTCGAGGTTTATGAAAAGAAGATCAAACTCCTCGAGAAGCAAAGGAAAGAT GTACTGGAGGTGAATAAGCAGTGGGACATTCAGTGGAATTCAATGAAGTCACAGTTTGAACAGAAG ATAACTGACCTGAGGCAGAGGCTAGCCGATTCTCAGAAGACCGTCCTTGAACTGGAGGCGGAGCGAGAGCAGAGGCAGCGCGACTACGACAAGAAGCTGCTGCTGGCAAAGTCCAAGATAGAAAACGTGCAG GGCGAGAAGGAGTGTCTAAACACGGAGACGACCGAGTTGAAGCAGAAAGTTCGCTACCTGCAGGACCAGCTGTTGCCTCTCAGCAAACAGCGAGAGTACCAGGAGAAGGAAATCCAACGTCTCAACAGG GCTTTAGAAGACGCCTTAAATTTGCATGCCCCGTCATCCTCGCAACAACCACCTGGCCAGGACGCCGCCAGTAACCTGAAGAAGCAGGAACTACTCACCCAAATTGCTGTTCTAAAAGAACAG GTGAAGATATTCGAAGAAGACTTCCGAAAAGAACGCAGCGACAGGGAGCGAATGAACGAGGAAAAAGAAGACCTGAGGCGGCAGGTGGAGCGGCTGCAGATTCAAATTACCAATTTGACCAATCAG CTCCATCAGGCGCAGAGCGAGTGTCAGCGAGAACACACGGAGCGATGCAAGCTCGAAAGACTGCAGATGCAGCATCACAAGCAG GTGGGACCGCAGGGCCTTGAGGGCTGGCCCGTGCACTTCCATCCCCGGATGCCCAATGCAGCTGGCGCCACGGCCGCGGCTCCGCCCCCCGTACGAGACTTCCAGCCTGTTACCCCG GGTTTCCCGTGGCAGTCGTCGTCCTTTCTACAGCCCAGAGGAGCCAGAGCGGTGGGGGAAAGTTCACGACCAGCACCAGATAATGCAG ACCAggcagcggcggcagcggcgggaGGAGGGGGAGCTGCAgctgcaggaggaggaggaggaggaggaggagcgacgGCAACGACagcaggaggagggggaggaggaggaggaggaggaggaggagggggaggtggaggtggaggtggaggagggGCATTTGGGAAAAGGGAGCGACAGAATATAGATCCCGGAAAGCACTAA
- the tnip1 gene encoding TNFAIP3-interacting protein 1 isoform X3 yields the protein MERKGPYRIYDPGGSDVKARDEAAGGSSYRQLLEENSMLRERMKGLKSLGDLLEESQLEASRLRQRVEELVRDNEALKSSSFAASLCAGGHAETETQSKPCLHPAAEPKEADASCLARAAQANRLNDALSEFEVVNMDRRTSDALTARSAVGVIPHLPQENVELASQLKKLESSFSIFAEESNPNQLLAHLGRMAVEFHHLSSKVQKNELRTSLLQTLCEQLREENNELRKKMEEDHHIRNQDLEQLRQENQKLKELVTGGATVASASAAAAAASSSSSSSTAASDTEAPDTKDEPLKEECAAVRPKIEASTPQKSGKAAEKSPNKPCDVEVYEKKIKLLEKQRKDVLEVNKQWDIQWNSMKSQFEQKITDLRQRLADSQKTVLELEAEREQRQRDYDKKLLLAKSKIENVQGEKECLNTETTELKQKVRYLQDQLLPLSKQREYQEKEIQRLNRALEDALNLHAPSSSQQPPGQDAASNLKKQELLTQIAVLKEQVKIFEEDFRKERSDRERMNEEKEDLRRQVERLQIQITNLTNQLHQAQSECQREHTERCKLERLQMQHHKQGFPWQSSSFLQPRGARAVGESSRPAPDNADQAAAAAAGGGGAAAAGGGGGGGGATATTAGGGGGGGGGGGGGGGGGGGGGGAFGKRERQNIDPGKH from the exons ATGGAAAGAAAAGGCCCGTACCGCATCTACGACCCGGGTGGGAGTGATGTCAAGGCCAGGGATGAGGCTGCAGGAGGAAGCAGCTATCGGCAGCTCCTGGAGGAGAACAGCATGTTGAGAGAGAGGATGAAGGGTCTTAAGAGCCTAG GCGACCTGCTGGAAGAGTCTCAATTAGAAGCGTCGCGGCTTCGCCAGCGCGTGGAGGAACTTGTGAGGGACAACGAGGCCCTCAAGTCGTCCAGCTTCGCCGCCAGCCTGTGCGCGGGCGGACACGCCGAGACTGAAACGCAAA GTAAACCTTGTCTGCATCCCGCTGCTGAGCCGAAAGAAGCCGATGCTAGCTGTTTAGCGAGGGCCGCGCAGGCCAACAGACTTAAC GACGCCTTATCAGAGTTCGAAGTGGTCAATATGGACAGGAGGACGTCAGACGCCTTGACT GCCCGCTCAGCAGTCGGAGTCATCCCCCACTTACCTCAGGAGAACGTCGAGCTGGCGAGCCAGCTGAAGAAATTGGAGAGCTCCTTCAGCATATTCGCCGAGGAGTCCAATCCGAACCAGCTGTTGGCGCATCTGGGTCGAATGGCTGTGGAGTTTCACCATCTTTCCTCCAAAGTCCAAAAGAATGAACTGAGGACGTCGCTCCTACAG actCTGTGTGAGCAGCTCAGAGAGGAGAACAATGAGCTCCGGAAGAAAATGGAAGAGGATCACCATATCAGGAATCAAGACTTGGAACAGCTGAG GCAGGAGAATCAGAAACTGAAGGAACTTGTGACAGGAGGAGCAACAGTTGCGTCAGCATCAGCAGCAGCTGCAGCtgcatcatcgtcgtcatcatcatccacGGCAGCGTCTGACACTGAAGCTCCCGACACCAAAGATGAGCCGCTTAAAGAGGAATGTGCCGCGGTGAGACCGAAGATAGAAGCCTCCACCCCTCAGAAG AGTGGAAAAGCTGCCGAGAAAAGCCCAAACAAACCTTGTGACGTCGAGGTTTATGAAAAGAAGATCAAACTCCTCGAGAAGCAAAGGAAAGAT GTACTGGAGGTGAATAAGCAGTGGGACATTCAGTGGAATTCAATGAAGTCACAGTTTGAACAGAAG ATAACTGACCTGAGGCAGAGGCTAGCCGATTCTCAGAAGACCGTCCTTGAACTGGAGGCGGAGCGAGAGCAGAGGCAGCGCGACTACGACAAGAAGCTGCTGCTGGCAAAGTCCAAGATAGAAAACGTGCAG GGCGAGAAGGAGTGTCTAAACACGGAGACGACCGAGTTGAAGCAGAAAGTTCGCTACCTGCAGGACCAGCTGTTGCCTCTCAGCAAACAGCGAGAGTACCAGGAGAAGGAAATCCAACGTCTCAACAGG GCTTTAGAAGACGCCTTAAATTTGCATGCCCCGTCATCCTCGCAACAACCACCTGGCCAGGACGCCGCCAGTAACCTGAAGAAGCAGGAACTACTCACCCAAATTGCTGTTCTAAAAGAACAG GTGAAGATATTCGAAGAAGACTTCCGAAAAGAACGCAGCGACAGGGAGCGAATGAACGAGGAAAAAGAAGACCTGAGGCGGCAGGTGGAGCGGCTGCAGATTCAAATTACCAATTTGACCAATCAG CTCCATCAGGCGCAGAGCGAGTGTCAGCGAGAACACACGGAGCGATGCAAGCTCGAAAGACTGCAGATGCAGCATCACAAGCAG GGTTTCCCGTGGCAGTCGTCGTCCTTTCTACAGCCCAGAGGAGCCAGAGCGGTGGGGGAAAGTTCACGACCAGCACCAGATAATGCAG ACCAggcagcggcggcagcggcgggaGGAGGGGGAGCTGCAgctgcaggaggaggaggaggaggaggaggagcgacgGCAACGACagcaggaggagggggaggaggaggaggaggaggaggaggagggggaggtggaggtggaggtggaggagggGCATTTGGGAAAAGGGAGCGACAGAATATAGATCCCGGAAAGCACTAA
- the tnip1 gene encoding TNFAIP3-interacting protein 1 isoform X1 has protein sequence MERKGPYRIYDPGGSDVKARDEAAGGSSYRQLLEENSMLRERMKGLKSLGDLLEESQLEASRLRQRVEELVRDNEALKSSSFAASLCAGGHAETETQSKPCLHPAAEPKEADASCLARAAQANRLNDALSEFEVVNMDRRTSDALTARSAVGVIPHLPQENVELASQLKKLESSFSIFAEESNPNQLLAHLGRMAVEFHHLSSKVQKNELRTSLLQTLCEQLREENNELRKKMEEDHHIRNQDLEQLRQENQKLKELVTGGATVASASAAAAAASSSSSSSTAASDTEAPDTKDEPLKEECAAVRPKIEASTPQKSGKAAEKSPNKPCDVEVYEKKIKLLEKQRKDVLEVNKQWDIQWNSMKSQFEQKITDLRQRLADSQKTVLELEAEREQRQRDYDKKLLLAKSKIENVQGEKECLNTETTELKQKVRYLQDQLLPLSKQREYQEKEIQRLNRALEDALNLHAPSSSQQPPGQDAASNLKKQELLTQIAVLKEQVKIFEEDFRKERSDRERMNEEKEDLRRQVERLQIQITNLTNQLHQAQSECQREHTERCKLERLQMQHHKQGQQQERRTSDPTSGSVNGPLSPPYCGPFVQVGPQGLEGWPVHFHPRMPNAAGATAAAPPPVRDFQPVTPGFPWQSSSFLQPRGARAVGESSRPAPDNADQAAAAAAGGGGAAAAGGGGGGGGATATTAGGGGGGGGGGGGGGGGGGGGGGAFGKRERQNIDPGKH, from the exons ATGGAAAGAAAAGGCCCGTACCGCATCTACGACCCGGGTGGGAGTGATGTCAAGGCCAGGGATGAGGCTGCAGGAGGAAGCAGCTATCGGCAGCTCCTGGAGGAGAACAGCATGTTGAGAGAGAGGATGAAGGGTCTTAAGAGCCTAG GCGACCTGCTGGAAGAGTCTCAATTAGAAGCGTCGCGGCTTCGCCAGCGCGTGGAGGAACTTGTGAGGGACAACGAGGCCCTCAAGTCGTCCAGCTTCGCCGCCAGCCTGTGCGCGGGCGGACACGCCGAGACTGAAACGCAAA GTAAACCTTGTCTGCATCCCGCTGCTGAGCCGAAAGAAGCCGATGCTAGCTGTTTAGCGAGGGCCGCGCAGGCCAACAGACTTAAC GACGCCTTATCAGAGTTCGAAGTGGTCAATATGGACAGGAGGACGTCAGACGCCTTGACT GCCCGCTCAGCAGTCGGAGTCATCCCCCACTTACCTCAGGAGAACGTCGAGCTGGCGAGCCAGCTGAAGAAATTGGAGAGCTCCTTCAGCATATTCGCCGAGGAGTCCAATCCGAACCAGCTGTTGGCGCATCTGGGTCGAATGGCTGTGGAGTTTCACCATCTTTCCTCCAAAGTCCAAAAGAATGAACTGAGGACGTCGCTCCTACAG actCTGTGTGAGCAGCTCAGAGAGGAGAACAATGAGCTCCGGAAGAAAATGGAAGAGGATCACCATATCAGGAATCAAGACTTGGAACAGCTGAG GCAGGAGAATCAGAAACTGAAGGAACTTGTGACAGGAGGAGCAACAGTTGCGTCAGCATCAGCAGCAGCTGCAGCtgcatcatcgtcgtcatcatcatccacGGCAGCGTCTGACACTGAAGCTCCCGACACCAAAGATGAGCCGCTTAAAGAGGAATGTGCCGCGGTGAGACCGAAGATAGAAGCCTCCACCCCTCAGAAG AGTGGAAAAGCTGCCGAGAAAAGCCCAAACAAACCTTGTGACGTCGAGGTTTATGAAAAGAAGATCAAACTCCTCGAGAAGCAAAGGAAAGAT GTACTGGAGGTGAATAAGCAGTGGGACATTCAGTGGAATTCAATGAAGTCACAGTTTGAACAGAAG ATAACTGACCTGAGGCAGAGGCTAGCCGATTCTCAGAAGACCGTCCTTGAACTGGAGGCGGAGCGAGAGCAGAGGCAGCGCGACTACGACAAGAAGCTGCTGCTGGCAAAGTCCAAGATAGAAAACGTGCAG GGCGAGAAGGAGTGTCTAAACACGGAGACGACCGAGTTGAAGCAGAAAGTTCGCTACCTGCAGGACCAGCTGTTGCCTCTCAGCAAACAGCGAGAGTACCAGGAGAAGGAAATCCAACGTCTCAACAGG GCTTTAGAAGACGCCTTAAATTTGCATGCCCCGTCATCCTCGCAACAACCACCTGGCCAGGACGCCGCCAGTAACCTGAAGAAGCAGGAACTACTCACCCAAATTGCTGTTCTAAAAGAACAG GTGAAGATATTCGAAGAAGACTTCCGAAAAGAACGCAGCGACAGGGAGCGAATGAACGAGGAAAAAGAAGACCTGAGGCGGCAGGTGGAGCGGCTGCAGATTCAAATTACCAATTTGACCAATCAG CTCCATCAGGCGCAGAGCGAGTGTCAGCGAGAACACACGGAGCGATGCAAGCTCGAAAGACTGCAGATGCAGCATCACAAGCAG GGGCAGCAGCAGGAAAGACGTACCTCAGACCCCACGTCAGGCTCAGTGAACGGCCCGCTGAGCCCCCCCTACTGTGGTCCCTTTGTGCAGGTGGGACCGCAGGGCCTTGAGGGCTGGCCCGTGCACTTCCATCCCCGGATGCCCAATGCAGCTGGCGCCACGGCCGCGGCTCCGCCCCCCGTACGAGACTTCCAGCCTGTTACCCCG GGTTTCCCGTGGCAGTCGTCGTCCTTTCTACAGCCCAGAGGAGCCAGAGCGGTGGGGGAAAGTTCACGACCAGCACCAGATAATGCAG ACCAggcagcggcggcagcggcgggaGGAGGGGGAGCTGCAgctgcaggaggaggaggaggaggaggaggagcgacgGCAACGACagcaggaggagggggaggaggaggaggaggaggaggaggagggggaggtggaggtggaggtggaggagggGCATTTGGGAAAAGGGAGCGACAGAATATAGATCCCGGAAAGCACTAA